One Candidatus Synechococcus calcipolaris G9 genomic window carries:
- a CDS encoding VWA domain-containing protein, with protein MNRPQIELIPSREAVCTDQDITLDVLIKITPPLPDVPSDRTPLNLGLVIDRSGSMGGYKIDYARQAACFAVEELLPTDRVSITLFDNQIDTLIPSTLVNHKASILSQIKRIHARGSTALHQGWLNGGVQVSQHLDPQCLNRVLLLSDGLANVGETNPDRISQDVHGLQQKGISTTTLGLGEDYDEDLLLAMAQSGDGNFYHIQSPEELPNIFEVELQGLMATVGRVVSLGIEPQGEGKVLRVLNNLERTPKDRLKLANLVMGKPILVVVRLQIPAQASGQGADNLCQFRLAWNSPDTPDRQELRATLSLEAINHHLWEQLPENKEVAVQVALFMAAQAREEAIAQADRGNYYAVAQIIDDELTDLEALGDIAVAT; from the coding sequence ATGAATCGTCCCCAGATTGAACTCATTCCCAGTCGGGAAGCCGTTTGCACAGATCAAGACATTACCCTAGATGTCCTCATCAAAATTACGCCCCCCCTGCCCGATGTCCCCAGCGATCGCACCCCTTTGAATTTAGGATTAGTGATTGATCGCTCTGGGTCGATGGGCGGCTACAAAATTGACTATGCCCGTCAGGCGGCTTGTTTTGCCGTAGAGGAATTACTACCAACGGATCGGGTCAGCATCACTCTCTTTGACAATCAGATTGATACATTAATTCCCAGTACCTTGGTGAACCATAAAGCCAGTATTCTCTCGCAAATTAAGCGTATTCACGCACGGGGTTCAACGGCCCTGCACCAAGGATGGTTGAATGGTGGTGTACAGGTCAGTCAACATTTAGACCCCCAATGCTTAAACCGAGTGCTGCTCTTATCCGATGGTTTGGCCAATGTGGGCGAAACCAATCCGGATCGCATTAGCCAGGATGTCCATGGGCTACAGCAAAAGGGTATTAGTACGACTACCTTGGGTTTAGGGGAAGATTACGACGAGGACTTACTCCTAGCCATGGCCCAAAGTGGCGATGGTAATTTTTATCATATTCAGTCCCCGGAAGAGTTACCAAACATCTTTGAAGTGGAACTCCAGGGACTAATGGCAACCGTGGGACGGGTGGTGAGCTTAGGCATCGAACCCCAGGGAGAGGGAAAAGTTCTCCGGGTTTTGAACAATCTGGAACGAACTCCCAAGGACCGACTTAAGTTAGCCAATTTGGTAATGGGTAAACCCATTCTGGTTGTGGTGCGTTTACAGATTCCGGCCCAAGCCAGCGGTCAAGGGGCGGACAATCTTTGCCAGTTCCGTCTGGCGTGGAATAGTCCTGATACCCCTGACCGGCAAGAACTGCGGGCTACCCTATCCTTGGAAGCAATCAATCATCACCTGTGGGAGCAGTTGCCAGAAAACAAGGAAGTGGCAGTGCAGGTTGCCCTATTCATGGCTGCCCAAGCTCGGGAGGAGGCGATCGCCCAGGCCGATCGCGGAAACTACTACGCAGTAGCTCAAATCATTGATGATGAGTTAACGGACTTAGAGGCCCTTGGTGATATAGCAGTCGCCACATAG
- a CDS encoding IS630 family transposase (programmed frameshift): protein MPKAYDYDFRRKVLEAIELNGMTRSEASEAFGISRNTIHQWFKLRAETGDLQARPHNHFGHSHKIIDWDTFKTFVGTHSDKTQVQLAELWDDEISDRTISRALKRINFTRKKSYGYQERNEEQRVEFLAQLATVELESIVYADESGMDNRDQYDYGYNPKGERLFALKSGCRSGRVNMIAALCAGQLMAPFTVDGMCNRSIFEVWRETCLIPVLQPGQTLVIDNASFHKGGRIEELVKAAGCEVWYLPPYSPDLNPIEKCWSWIKSRIRKCLGEFDTLREAMENVLSIAS, encoded by the exons ATGCCCAAAGCCTATGACTATGATTTTCGGCGTAAAGTCCTCGAAGCCATCGAACTCAACGGGATGACTCGGAGTGAAGCGAGTGAGGCATTTGGAATCAGCCGCAACACAATTCATCAGTGGTTCAAGCTCAGGGCAGAAACGGGAGACCTTCAAGCGCGCCCCCACAATCATTTCGGTCATAGCCATAAAATTATCGATTGGGACACATTCAAAACGTTTGTTGGGACGCATTCGGATAAAACGCAAGTGCAACTCGCGGAATTATGGGACGACGAGATCAGTGACCGAACCATTAGCCGTGCTCTCAAGCGCATCAACTTCACCCGT AAAAAAAGCTATGGCTACCAAGAGCGTAACGAGGAGCAGCGAGTTGAGTTTTTAGCCCAGCTAGCAACCGTTGAGTTGGAATCGATAGTGTATGCCGATGAATCAGGGATGGATAATCGTGACCAATATGACTATGGCTATAACCCAAAAGGGGAGCGTCTCTTTGCCCTCAAATCAGGTTGTCGGAGTGGGCGGGTCAATATGATTGCGGCTCTGTGTGCAGGTCAATTGATGGCTCCATTTACCGTAGACGGCATGTGTAATCGCTCCATCTTTGAGGTATGGCGAGAAACCTGCTTGATTCCCGTATTGCAGCCAGGGCAGACGCTCGTGATTGACAATGCCAGTTTTCACAAAGGCGGACGAATTGAAGAACTGGTGAAAGCAGCAGGCTGTGAGGTATGGTACTTGCCCCCCTATTCTCCCGACTTGAATCCCATTGAAAAATGTTGGTCATGGATTAAGAGCCGGATTCGCAAATGCTTAGGTGAGTTTGACACCCTACGAGAAGCGATGGAGAACGTTCTAAGCATAGCGTCCTAA
- a CDS encoding anhydro-N-acetylmuramic acid kinase, with protein MQVIGLMSGTSIDGIDAALVTIQGKNLDLNVHLHGFSTYSYPRQLRQQLLDVCAGSPLSMAAFAQLDDAIAHAFADAAQQLQAEYGGSADLIGSHGQTVFHRPPSGSHLGYSLQLGRGDLIAHLTHLPTVSNFRVHDIAYGGQGAPLVSRVDLSLLGHPEKSRCIQNIGGISNVTFLPPLGQIDDHGSGVIGWDTGPGNVLIDLAVNHFSQGEKTYDRDGEWAATGEICQPLVEKWLNHPFFQEPPPKSTGRELFSPDFLRACLGDAQAYDLSAADCLATLTDFTARAIARNYQQFLDVPPDQVLLCGGGAHNTYLRQRLIHHLAPIPVLTTTEMGVPVDAKEAIAFAVLAYWHHHHCPGNLPSVTGAKAAIPLGQAWG; from the coding sequence ATGCAGGTCATCGGCTTAATGAGCGGCACCTCCATAGATGGTATCGATGCAGCCCTCGTTACTATTCAAGGCAAAAATCTTGACTTAAACGTTCATCTCCACGGTTTTAGCACTTATTCCTATCCGCGACAACTACGCCAGCAACTTCTTGATGTATGTGCCGGTTCTCCCCTATCCATGGCGGCGTTTGCCCAATTAGACGATGCGATCGCCCATGCCTTTGCGGACGCGGCCCAACAGTTACAGGCTGAATATGGTGGATCTGCGGATTTAATTGGTTCCCATGGTCAAACAGTGTTTCATCGTCCCCCCTCTGGAAGCCACTTGGGCTATAGCCTGCAACTTGGCCGGGGAGATCTCATTGCCCATTTAACCCATCTGCCGACGGTGAGTAATTTTCGGGTTCATGATATTGCCTATGGTGGTCAGGGGGCCCCTTTGGTGTCTCGCGTAGACCTCAGTTTGTTGGGCCACCCGGAAAAGTCTCGCTGTATCCAAAATATTGGTGGCATTAGTAATGTTACGTTTCTGCCGCCCTTGGGGCAGATTGATGATCATGGCTCTGGCGTAATTGGTTGGGATACGGGGCCGGGGAATGTCCTCATTGATTTGGCGGTAAACCATTTTTCCCAGGGTGAAAAGACTTACGATCGCGATGGGGAGTGGGCCGCCACCGGTGAAATTTGCCAGCCCCTCGTGGAGAAATGGCTGAATCATCCTTTTTTCCAGGAACCACCCCCTAAGTCCACCGGACGCGAGTTATTTAGTCCTGATTTTTTGCGGGCCTGTCTGGGGGATGCCCAAGCCTATGATCTCAGTGCAGCGGACTGTTTGGCGACCCTAACGGACTTTACGGCCCGGGCGATCGCCAGGAATTATCAGCAATTTTTGGACGTACCTCCCGATCAAGTGTTACTCTGTGGCGGCGGTGCCCACAATACCTATCTGCGGCAACGATTGATCCACCACCTTGCCCCCATTCCCGTATTAACGACGACCGAAATGGGGGTTCCAGTGGATGCAAAGGAAGCGATCGCCTTTGCAGTACTTGCCTACTGGCATCACCACCATTGTCCTGGAAATCTACCTAGTGTCACGGGGGCGAAAGCCGCCATTCCCTTAGGCCAGGCCTGGGGTTAG
- a CDS encoding CHAT domain-containing protein, with product MPYYYPFSNRTMLNQLIHWLARLGAIAGAHFILSLPAQAQIAPALNGTNTTVTVNGQQFDIGGGAFSGDGQNLFHLLREFNLNEGQIANFLSNPQVRNILTGVNGGNPSYINGLLQVTGGNSNLFLLNPAGIVFGPNASLNVPAAFHASTAQRVHFDGGVFDINGVNDYANLLGNPTGFEFLNTGIIINEGNLAVGAGQNLSLMGHQVINTGTLSAPGGTITIQAVPETGMVRISQEGMLLSLEIPADRIPADGIIQAVDLPRLITGGPDRPRVNSVVHNDDGTISLIHDPTKVPMNRNTAVVGGTLDVSSGTGLGGQINVLGENIALINAQFDASGILGGGTMLIGGDYLGGSTGTNRLDSSFNAQNLFINPGSSLNADALNLGDGGTVIAWADNATQFHGFISARGGPSGGDGGFVETSGKQFLSATGMVDASSPLGNAGMWLLDPTDIEIVPGVISLNITAGPVFGADPIISVSSQLGAGLINAALDLGTNVTVTTTSDGTAAGNIVVNAPIIQTLPLNATLTLNANNNIEINQPITFSGFGNLILNSGGIVTQSAPITNLSAVILGGSGSFFLTHSGNQLNSLEGTGTISGSVNIVNNSGLLNIEGLQAASISIETTGILQGNSLPIQSSSGGINIQADSLSLMSTSPLTANGGGSISINTINNISLGGGGTGIQTNGGGNINIFSGQSIIFTSIPDGVKVITNSGGNINLQASNLIQLQSNDDVAPDKIHTLGTGDITLRANTILTTAESIIQGSGKISFLPNNFSSPITIGDGPVPPGALHLNSLVLGAIQPGFNQIVIGAMDGTGVINVETLVSPLNTNLRLNTQAGIGINSPLNLGSFNLTLNGGGLVTQNSPIIVTGLELLGGGTFNLMHPGNNIMTLAANTSGAINLNTGSGLNIGMVDGTFGVNTNDNILNLMTGGNLTQTAPIQTGSLGLTVNGSVSLNNPNNQINILAAQTTGNFSLVNSNEIIVGSVNPSGINSGGNVFLQTLSGNIILNQPIAAAAGGDSIVLVAGTNFINNAGTSALSAPNGRWLVYSTDPANNILGGLLGSEQFSTIFPGGANFSGSGFLYRVGGPVSPPPAPTTESATTPPPKPTLEEPILTAENVFGDEINRILFGQEEDNLEEIDETITEIEQEQVTGSTTFFPGVEFAREQIANALDQGDFNTAVEWLERLYTHEFSEYFQEIFTTPGSNTLVNLSINNVQSLLMDIGQQTGQTPALLYTFIRPGQLDILVVTPSGEPIYIPVREANQEALQQVMNAFNREVKDPSKTNTNSYLPAAQQLYQWMIEPLNAELQARGIDTLLLSMDEGFRTLPMAALHSGGFDLISSAVSDTPMIVATGNGQFLIETYNLGLIPSINLIDTQFQSIQTSRILAMGASEFTTQSPLPAVPVELEVISQQLGGGSDFLNQAFTVSNLESQRRRGSYNVIHLATHGEFNAGSPSNSYIQFWNSQLSLSELRDIRLNRPPTELLTLSACRTAVGSREAELGFAGLALQAGVKSAAASLWYVSDEGTLALMTEFYNQLETAPIKAEAMRQAQLAMVRGEVTIEGDRLRGSGVRGGEGIVLPQELMIEGSRNLSHPYFWSAFTLIGSPW from the coding sequence ATGCCATACTATTACCCATTTTCCAATCGCACTATGCTGAACCAACTCATTCATTGGTTGGCTCGTTTGGGGGCGATCGCCGGGGCCCATTTTATCCTTTCCCTACCTGCCCAAGCCCAAATAGCCCCAGCTTTGAATGGAACAAACACCACAGTCACCGTCAATGGTCAGCAATTTGATATTGGCGGCGGTGCCTTTTCTGGCGATGGTCAAAATCTTTTTCATCTTTTGCGAGAGTTTAACTTAAATGAGGGGCAGATAGCTAATTTTTTGTCTAACCCCCAGGTTCGCAATATTTTAACGGGGGTCAATGGTGGCAACCCCAGCTATATTAATGGTTTACTCCAAGTCACTGGCGGCAATAGCAACCTCTTTCTCCTCAATCCTGCCGGTATTGTCTTTGGGCCGAATGCCAGTTTGAATGTGCCCGCAGCCTTCCATGCCTCCACTGCCCAACGGGTGCATTTTGATGGTGGTGTGTTTGATATTAATGGCGTGAACGACTACGCTAACCTACTAGGAAATCCCACGGGCTTTGAATTTCTCAATACTGGCATCATTATCAATGAAGGCAACCTAGCTGTAGGTGCGGGGCAAAACCTGAGTTTGATGGGACATCAGGTGATTAATACAGGAACCCTTTCAGCGCCGGGGGGTACGATTACCATTCAAGCTGTACCCGAAACCGGTATGGTACGCATCTCCCAGGAAGGAATGCTCCTAAGTTTGGAAATTCCAGCGGATCGCATCCCCGCCGATGGCATTATTCAAGCGGTGGATTTACCGCGCCTGATTACCGGGGGCCCAGATCGCCCACGGGTCAATAGTGTGGTTCACAATGACGATGGCACCATTAGTTTGATCCATGACCCCACCAAGGTTCCCATGAATCGCAATACAGCGGTGGTGGGGGGAACCCTAGATGTCTCTAGTGGCACTGGACTAGGAGGGCAAATCAATGTCCTCGGTGAAAATATTGCCCTGATCAATGCCCAATTCGATGCCTCCGGTATCCTTGGTGGCGGCACGATGCTCATTGGTGGGGATTATCTAGGGGGCAGTACAGGAACGAATCGTTTAGATAGTAGTTTCAATGCCCAAAACCTCTTTATTAATCCAGGTAGCAGTCTCAATGCCGATGCCCTCAACCTAGGGGATGGCGGTACGGTCATTGCCTGGGCTGATAACGCAACCCAATTCCATGGCTTTATTTCAGCGCGGGGTGGCCCCAGTGGTGGTGATGGTGGCTTTGTCGAAACCTCTGGGAAACAGTTTCTATCAGCAACCGGCATGGTGGATGCCAGTTCTCCCTTGGGCAATGCGGGGATGTGGCTACTGGATCCAACCGATATTGAAATTGTACCAGGGGTGATAAGCCTCAACATAACGGCTGGCCCTGTATTTGGGGCTGATCCAATCATTTCGGTTAGCTCACAGTTAGGGGCGGGTCTAATTAACGCCGCCTTAGACCTTGGGACAAACGTCACAGTCACCACGACCAGTGATGGTACCGCCGCCGGTAATATTGTGGTTAACGCCCCTATTATTCAAACTTTGCCTCTCAATGCAACACTAACATTAAATGCTAACAATAATATTGAAATCAACCAACCGATTACTTTTTCGGGATTTGGTAATTTAATTTTGAACAGTGGGGGGATTGTCACTCAGTCTGCTCCTATTACAAACCTTAGTGCTGTGATTCTAGGAGGTTCTGGTTCTTTCTTTTTAACCCATTCTGGTAATCAATTGAATAGCTTAGAGGGTACGGGTACAATTTCTGGTTCTGTTAATATTGTGAATAACAGTGGGTTACTTAATATAGAGGGATTGCAAGCAGCATCTATTTCCATTGAAACAACTGGAATCTTACAAGGCAACAGTTTACCTATTCAAAGTTCCAGTGGTGGCATTAATATCCAAGCGGATAGTTTATCGTTGATGTCAACCTCTCCATTGACAGCAAATGGTGGCGGCAGTATCTCGATTAATACAATTAATAACATTTCCCTTGGGGGTGGTGGTACTGGCATTCAAACGAATGGTGGTGGCAATATTAATATTTTTTCGGGACAAAGTATAATCTTCACAAGTATTCCCGATGGGGTCAAAGTTATCACAAATAGCGGCGGCAATATTAATCTCCAGGCAAGTAATTTAATTCAATTACAAAGTAATGATGATGTTGCTCCCGACAAAATACATACCTTGGGAACTGGTGACATCACTCTGCGAGCTAATACGATCTTGACGACGGCCGAAAGTATTATCCAGGGTTCAGGCAAGATCAGTTTTCTGCCGAATAATTTTAGCAGTCCAATTACAATTGGTGATGGCCCAGTTCCCCCCGGGGCCTTACATTTGAATAGTCTTGTTTTGGGGGCAATCCAGCCCGGCTTTAATCAAATTGTGATTGGGGCCATGGATGGCACGGGGGTGATCAATGTAGAAACCTTGGTTAGTCCATTAAACACGAATTTGAGACTCAATACCCAGGCAGGCATTGGGATTAATAGTCCCTTAAATTTAGGCAGCTTTAATTTAACGCTGAATGGGGGTGGACTGGTTACTCAAAATTCACCCATCATCGTCACTGGCCTAGAATTACTGGGGGGCGGTACATTTAACTTAATGCATCCGGGCAATAACATTATGACTCTGGCAGCAAACACCAGTGGGGCAATTAATCTCAATACTGGCAGTGGCTTAAATATTGGCATGGTAGATGGTACGTTTGGTGTCAATACCAATGACAATATACTGAACTTAATGACCGGGGGTAATTTAACTCAAACGGCTCCGATTCAAACGGGTTCCCTAGGCTTAACCGTTAATGGTTCCGTAAGCTTAAATAATCCCAACAATCAAATCAATATTCTAGCTGCCCAAACCACAGGTAATTTTAGTTTAGTTAACAGTAATGAGATTATCGTTGGCTCCGTGAATCCCTCAGGCATTAATAGTGGCGGTAATGTGTTTTTGCAAACTCTCAGTGGCAATATTATCCTCAATCAACCCATTGCTGCGGCCGCTGGGGGCGATTCTATTGTCTTGGTTGCGGGAACTAACTTTATTAATAATGCCGGGACTTCTGCCCTAAGCGCCCCCAATGGTCGCTGGCTCGTGTACTCCACGGATCCCGCCAATAATATTTTAGGTGGATTACTCGGATCTGAACAATTTAGTACGATCTTTCCTGGCGGAGCTAACTTTAGTGGCAGTGGTTTTCTCTATCGAGTTGGCGGGCCGGTTTCACCACCACCAGCACCAACAACGGAATCAGCTACTACACCCCCACCAAAGCCTACCCTAGAAGAACCCATCCTAACGGCAGAAAATGTATTTGGTGATGAAATCAATCGAATTTTATTTGGACAAGAAGAGGACAATCTCGAAGAAATTGATGAAACGATAACTGAAATTGAACAGGAGCAAGTCACGGGTAGTACAACCTTCTTTCCTGGGGTTGAATTTGCCCGAGAGCAGATTGCCAATGCCCTGGATCAAGGGGATTTTAATACTGCCGTTGARTGGCTAGAACGACTCTATACCCATGAGTTTAGTGAGTATTTCCAGGAGATTTTTACCACCCCTGGCAGCAATACCCTAGTTAACCTGAGCATTAATAATGTTCAATCCCTACTCATGGATATAGGGCAGCAAACAGGACAAACTCCGGCCCTACTCTATACCTTTATTCGACCGGGACAACTGGATATTTTAGTGGTTACTCCCTCTGGGGAACCCATCTATATTCCGGTGCGGGAGGCGAACCAAGAGGCCCTTCAACAGGTGATGAATGCCTTTAACCGCGAGGTGAAGGATCCCTCAAAAACAAATACGAATAGTTACCTACCTGCGGCCCAACAACTCTATCAATGGATGATTGAACCCCTGAATGCAGAACTACAAGCACGGGGGATTGATACCCTATTGCTCTCAATGGATGAAGGATTTCGTACCTTACCCATGGCAGCCTTGCACAGTGGCGGTTTTGATCTCATTTCCAGCGCGGTTTCCGATACGCCAATGATTGTGGCCACGGGCAATGGTCAATTCTTAATCGAGACCTATAATCTAGGGCTGATTCCCAGTATTAATTTAATTGATACCCAGTTTCAGTCAATTCAAACATCCCGTATTTTAGCGATGGGTGCGTCAGAGTTTACAACCCAAAGTCCTCTGCCCGCGGTTCCCGTTGAGCTTGAGGTGATTAGTCAGCAGTTGGGAGGTGGCTCAGACTTTTTGAATCAAGCCTTTACGGTTTCCAATTTGGAAAGTCAGCGGCGGCGCGGCAGTTACAATGTGATTCATTTGGCTACCCATGGGGAGTTTAATGCCGGTAGTCCCAGTAATTCCTACATCCAGTTTTGGAATAGCCAATTGAGTTTAAGTGAGTTGCGAGATATTCGCCTAAATCGTCCCCCCACAGAGTTATTAACCCTCAGTGCCTGTCGGACGGCGGTGGGTAGCCGGGAAGCGGAGTTGGGCTTTGCCGGGTTGGCTCTACAAGCGGGGGTGAAAAGTGCGGCGGCGAGTCTCTGGTATGTGAGTGATGAGGGGACGTTGGCGCTGATGACGGAGTTTTATAATCAGTTGGAAACTGCCCCCATAAAAGCGGAAGCAATGCGTCAAGCCCAGTTAGCCATGGTACGGGGGGAAGTGACCATCGAGGGCGATCGCCTGCGGGGGAGTGGTGTGCGCGGTGGAGAAGGGATTGTCCTACCCCAAGAGTTAATGATTGAGGGTTCCCGGAATTTATCTCACCCCTATTTCTGGTCGGCCTTTACGTTGATCGGTAGTCCCTGGTAG
- the der gene encoding ribosome biogenesis GTPase Der yields MSLPIVAVIGRPNVGKSTFVNRLTGERDAIVHDSSGVTRDRTYRPAFWHDREFLVVDTGGLVFDDETEFLPLIRQQALLALSEAQAAIFVVDGQNGPTPLDEDIAHWLRQQSTPVLLAVNKCESPQQGLAQAADFWQLGLGEPYPISSIHGSGTGELLDQLVTYLPETIATEVEAEINIAIAGRPNVGKSSILNALLGSDRAIVSPISGTTRDSIDTLIERDGQRYRLIDTAGIRRRKSVEYGPEMFGVHRAFKAIHRADVILFVLDALEDVSEQDQRLAGHIADQGRACVLVMNKWDAVEKDTYTMNEYRDRLYQRLNFLDWADVIFVSALTGQRLDKLFQPIQAAVEQHRRRVSTSVINEVVQDAIHWHSPPATRQGRQGKIYYATQVSTQPPTIAIFVNDSKLFKDNYRRYIERQVRKQLGFQGTPIRLLWRSKKPRESNQD; encoded by the coding sequence ATGTCCCTACCCATTGTTGCAGTCATTGGTCGTCCCAATGTCGGTAAGTCTACCTTTGTTAATCGCCTCACCGGTGAGCGGGATGCCATTGTCCATGACTCGTCAGGGGTGACGCGCGATCGCACCTATCGGCCTGCATTTTGGCACGATCGCGAATTTTTGGTGGTGGATACGGGGGGCCTGGTTTTTGATGATGAGACGGAGTTTTTACCCCTGATCCGCCAACAAGCTCTTCTAGCCTTGAGCGAGGCCCAGGCGGCGATTTTTGTCGTGGATGGACAAAACGGCCCCACACCTCTGGATGAAGATATTGCCCATTGGTTACGGCAACAATCCACGCCAGTTTTGCTAGCGGTCAATAAATGTGAATCTCCCCAGCAGGGTCTTGCCCAAGCCGCAGACTTTTGGCAATTAGGTCTGGGGGAACCCTACCCGATCTCCAGTATTCATGGCAGTGGTACCGGCGAGTTACTGGATCAACTGGTTACCTATTTGCCAGAGACGATCGCCACCGAGGTTGAAGCGGAGATTAATATTGCCATTGCCGGTCGTCCCAATGTGGGTAAGTCCAGTATTCTCAATGCCTTACTGGGGAGCGATCGCGCCATTGTGAGTCCCATTTCTGGTACGACCCGCGACAGTATTGATACCCTGATTGAGCGAGATGGCCAACGTTATCGGCTCATTGATACAGCAGGTATTCGCCGTCGCAAAAGTGTGGAGTATGGCCCGGAAATGTTTGGGGTTCACCGCGCCTTCAAAGCCATTCATCGCGCCGATGTGATTCTATTTGTCCTGGATGCCCTAGAGGATGTGAGTGAGCAGGATCAACGGTTGGCGGGACACATTGCTGATCAGGGGCGGGCCTGTGTCCTTGTCATGAACAAGTGGGATGCGGTTGAAAAAGACACCTACACCATGAACGAATACCGCGATCGCCTCTACCAGCGGTTAAACTTTCTAGACTGGGCCGATGTTATTTTTGTCAGTGCCCTCACCGGCCAACGCCTCGATAAACTATTCCAACCCATCCAGGCTGCCGTTGAGCAACACCGTCGCCGCGTGAGTACATCGGTCATTAATGAAGTTGTCCAGGATGCTATCCATTGGCATAGCCCTCCCGCCACCCGTCAAGGTCGCCAAGGAAAAATTTATTACGCCACCCAAGTTTCCACCCAACCGCCAACGATCGCCATTTTTGTGAATGATAGTAAGCTCTTCAAGGATAACTATCGTCGTTATATTGAGCGACAGGTTCGGAAACAGTTAGGCTTTCAGGGAACGCCCATTCGATTGCTTTGGCGCAGTAAAAAGCCCCGGGAGAGTAACCAAGACTAA
- the petG gene encoding cytochrome b6-f complex subunit V, translating into MIEPLLCGIVLGLIPVTIAGLFFAAYQQYKRDSQLES; encoded by the coding sequence ATGATTGAACCTCTACTCTGCGGCATTGTCCTCGGCCTGATTCCCGTAACGATCGCGGGGTTGTTTTTTGCCGCCTATCAACAGTACAAACGCGATAGCCAGCTTGAATCCTAA
- the rlmD gene encoding 23S rRNA (uracil(1939)-C(5))-methyltransferase RlmD: MDQNTIHSPWQQGSILDVAIASLSVTGDGVGRWQDRVVFVPDTVPGDRVRVRLIRVKPSYAQGQSLELLESSPQRVRPPCIVADKCGGCQWQTVAYGEQLTAKEANVCHALERIGQFNPVPLDNIVPAPDPLGYRNKVTYPLAEHQGRVLAGYYRKGSHRLVNLNQCPVQDDRLNPLLAGIKGDIQDHRWPIYQERTHTGNLRHLGLRIGRRTGEQLITLVGRDRDLPQLEAQAQTWLEDYPGAVGVCFNHHPEPGNRIFGDRTEVIAGQAHLREILGGLEFQIGSTTFFQVNTEQAENLIHCLLEHLDLRGNEGIVDAYCGVGTLSLPLAKKGGWVVGIERHRESVAQARINAKNNQINNAEFMDAAVEDWLPQHQEKPDIVVLDPPRKGCDRRVLAALLATKPSRIVYVSCNPATLARDLRELCHQGDYRLERVQPFDFFPQTAHVETLAFLCTN, translated from the coding sequence TTGGATCAAAACACCATACATTCCCCATGGCAACAGGGGAGCATCCTAGACGTGGCGATCGCCAGCTTGAGCGTCACTGGGGACGGGGTGGGGCGTTGGCAGGATCGGGTTGTTTTTGTTCCCGATACGGTTCCCGGAGATCGGGTGCGGGTGCGCTTAATCCGGGTGAAACCCAGCTATGCCCAGGGCCAATCCCTCGAACTATTGGAATCCTCTCCCCAGCGAGTCCGGCCGCCCTGCATTGTCGCGGATAAATGTGGCGGCTGCCAATGGCAAACCGTGGCCTATGGGGAACAGTTGACGGCGAAGGAAGCCAATGTATGCCATGCCTTGGAGCGCATTGGTCAGTTTAATCCTGTGCCCCTAGATAACATTGTGCCGGCCCCAGACCCCCTGGGCTATCGCAATAAGGTGACCTATCCCTTGGCCGAACACCAGGGCAGGGTTTTAGCGGGCTATTACCGCAAGGGCAGTCATCGCCTCGTGAATTTGAATCAATGTCCGGTTCAGGATGACCGCCTAAATCCACTCTTGGCCGGCATTAAAGGGGATATCCAAGATCACCGCTGGCCCATCTACCAGGAAAGAACCCATACAGGCAATCTCCGCCATTTGGGCTTACGGATTGGGCGGCGAACCGGGGAACAGTTAATTACCCTGGTGGGCCGCGATCGGGACTTACCCCAATTAGAGGCACAGGCCCAGACGTGGTTAGAGGACTATCCAGGGGCGGTGGGGGTCTGTTTTAATCACCATCCAGAGCCGGGAAATCGCATCTTTGGCGATCGCACCGAGGTGATTGCCGGCCAAGCCCATCTACGGGAAATTTTAGGGGGACTGGAATTTCAGATTGGCTCCACCACCTTTTTTCAGGTGAATACGGAGCAAGCCGAAAACCTGATTCATTGCCTTTTAGAGCACCTTGACCTTAGGGGTAACGAGGGAATTGTGGATGCCTATTGTGGTGTGGGAACCCTGAGTCTGCCCCTAGCCAAAAAAGGGGGGTGGGTTGTGGGCATTGAGCGTCATCGGGAATCGGTTGCTCAGGCCAGGATAAATGCCAAGAATAATCAAATTAACAATGCCGAGTTTATGGATGCCGCCGTGGAAGACTGGCTACCTCAGCACCAAGAAAAACCAGATATTGTGGTTCTGGATCCACCGCGAAAGGGGTGCGATCGCCGTGTATTGGCGGCCCTTTTGGCAACCAAACCAAGCCGAATTGTTTATGTGAGTTGTAACCCCGCCACCCTTGCCCGAGATTTGCGTGAGTTATGCCACCAGGGAGACTATAGACTAGAGCGAGTACAACCCTTTGATTTCTTTCCGCAAACGGCCCATGTGGAAACCCTTGCCTTTCTTTGTACCAACTGA